The Streptomyces avermitilis MA-4680 = NBRC 14893 genome contains a region encoding:
- a CDS encoding SpoIIE family protein phosphatase — MHGYSTGSGDEITAAPGGLLDLLQVAAVVLNGDGRIVLWSPEAQQLLGYAAEEALGRYADDLLVSPDSQQRARELFAQVRSGSSWAGVFPLLHSDGTERRVEFRTMRLHDIHGQMHLLGLAANATTVRGVERDLALSHSLVNQTPVGIAVFDTELRWVGVNPALERINGLPEEAVLGRRVGEVLPNLDVEVIESRMRHVLVSGKSLLDQQTVGRTPADTQDRAYSESYHRIEDSDGRVLGLAMAVLDITERQQAAAEAAQAREHLAVIADAGVRIGTTLDLSQTARELADVAVPQLADLAAVDVLEAVVAHGVTAAVTGEAHAEFRALAVAAGYLTDAIHAADPVGELASYSSSRIITQCVREARPILVEHVDPGMMRRIARDSHAAQALRVAGVHSYLAVPLVARGEVLGTLSLYRTINARPFDEQDRVLASEFAARAAICVDNARLYGRERSAALTLQRSLLPPAPAQQEGLDIAARYLPALSEVGGDWYDVLPLGRGRTGLVVGDVMGKGVQAAAIMGQLSSATRALARLDLPPAELLRHLDDIAGSLGDAIATCVYAVCDLRQGTCELSSAGHLPPVMVRPDGGAELLDVPGGVPLGVGGVDFGTVRHELAPGTLLALYTDGLVENRTESIDTGMGTMTRLLQGARNSLEATSDMLLSALRPEPDDDVALLLVRTRAEG; from the coding sequence ATGCACGGGTACTCGACCGGAAGCGGTGACGAGATCACCGCGGCCCCCGGAGGACTGCTGGACCTGTTGCAGGTCGCCGCCGTGGTTCTGAACGGCGACGGCCGCATCGTGCTGTGGAGCCCCGAGGCTCAGCAGCTGCTCGGGTACGCCGCGGAAGAGGCGCTGGGGCGCTACGCCGACGACCTCCTGGTGTCACCGGACAGCCAGCAGCGGGCCCGGGAGCTGTTCGCGCAGGTGCGCTCGGGATCCAGCTGGGCCGGAGTCTTCCCGCTCCTGCACAGCGACGGCACGGAACGCCGGGTGGAGTTCCGCACCATGCGGCTGCACGACATCCACGGACAGATGCACCTGCTGGGGCTGGCGGCGAACGCGACGACCGTCCGGGGCGTGGAACGGGATCTCGCCCTGTCGCACAGCCTGGTGAACCAGACGCCGGTGGGCATCGCGGTCTTCGACACCGAGCTGCGCTGGGTGGGCGTCAATCCGGCCCTGGAGCGGATCAACGGTCTGCCGGAGGAGGCGGTACTGGGACGCCGTGTCGGAGAAGTGCTGCCGAATCTGGACGTCGAGGTCATCGAGTCCCGCATGCGGCACGTCCTGGTCAGCGGCAAATCCCTGCTCGACCAGCAGACCGTCGGCCGTACGCCAGCCGACACGCAGGACCGGGCCTACTCGGAGTCGTACCACCGCATCGAGGACTCCGACGGCCGCGTGCTCGGTCTGGCGATGGCCGTTCTGGACATCACCGAGCGACAGCAGGCGGCAGCCGAAGCCGCCCAGGCGCGCGAGCACCTCGCCGTGATCGCGGACGCGGGCGTACGCATCGGCACCACACTGGATCTGTCGCAGACCGCTCGGGAACTCGCCGATGTGGCGGTACCGCAGCTGGCCGACCTGGCCGCCGTAGACGTGCTCGAAGCGGTGGTCGCCCACGGAGTCACCGCCGCCGTCACGGGGGAAGCGCACGCGGAGTTCAGGGCGCTGGCCGTCGCGGCCGGTTACCTCACCGACGCGATCCACGCGGCGGACCCGGTGGGGGAGCTGGCCTCCTACAGCTCGTCCCGCATCATCACCCAGTGCGTCCGTGAAGCCAGGCCCATCCTGGTGGAACATGTCGACCCGGGGATGATGCGGCGCATCGCCAGGGACTCCCACGCCGCCCAGGCGCTGCGCGTCGCCGGGGTCCACTCCTACCTCGCCGTTCCGCTGGTGGCCCGCGGTGAAGTGCTCGGCACCCTCAGCCTGTACCGCACCATCAACGCGCGCCCCTTCGACGAACAGGACCGCGTCCTCGCCTCGGAATTCGCGGCGCGCGCGGCGATCTGCGTGGACAACGCCCGCCTCTACGGACGCGAACGAAGCGCGGCCCTCACGCTCCAGCGCAGTCTGCTGCCGCCCGCGCCCGCGCAGCAGGAGGGCCTCGACATCGCGGCCCGCTACCTCCCGGCGCTGAGCGAGGTCGGCGGGGACTGGTACGACGTGCTGCCGCTGGGCCGCGGACGGACGGGCCTGGTCGTGGGGGACGTGATGGGCAAGGGCGTCCAGGCCGCGGCGATCATGGGCCAGTTGAGCAGCGCCACGCGCGCCCTGGCCCGGCTCGACCTGCCCCCGGCCGAGCTGCTGCGCCACCTCGACGACATCGCGGGCTCCCTCGGCGATGCGATCGCGACCTGCGTCTACGCGGTGTGCGACCTCCGGCAGGGCACCTGCGAGCTCTCCAGCGCCGGCCACCTGCCACCCGTCATGGTCCGGCCCGACGGCGGGGCGGAACTCCTCGACGTCCCCGGCGGCGTACCGCTCGGCGTCGGGGGCGTGGACTTCGGCACCGTGCGGCACGAGCTGGCGCCGGGCACCCTGCTCGCCCTCTACACGGACGGGCTGGTGGAGAACCGCACGGAGTCCATCGACACCGGCATGGGGACCATGACGCGCCTTCTCCAGGGCGCCCGGAACTCGCTGGAGGCGACCAGCGACATGCTGCTGAGCGCGCTGCGGCCCGAGCCCGACGACGACGTGGCGCTCCTGCTGGTCCGCACTCGCGCCGAAGGGTGA
- a CDS encoding cysteine desulfurase-like protein — protein sequence MTYDVGALRAQFPALRAGTAHFDGPGGTQIPEPVIAAIADAMSNPLSIRGAEVLGETNAETIVQEFRQAMADLLGAAAPGIVLGRSATQLTYDFSRVLARTWAPGDEIVVSRLDHDANIRPWLQAAEQAGVHVRWADFDPATGELPAAAVGEVLSDRTRLVAVTAASNLIGTCPAVAEIADLVHRSGALLYVDGVHYAAHNFVDVTQLGADFFVCSPYKFFGPHHGVLAASPELLETLRPDKLLPSTDAVPERFELGTLPYEFLAGTRAAVDFLAGLATGAAVTGDRRDRLRSAYAAVERHETALRERIEKELSLLDGVTIHSRAAERTPTLLLTFADRSATRAYHFLARLGVHAPAGSFYALEASRHLGLGDSGGLRVGLSPYNDASDAERLLEGLTAFLAS from the coding sequence GTGACTTACGACGTCGGCGCGCTTCGCGCGCAATTCCCCGCGCTGCGGGCCGGTACCGCGCACTTCGACGGCCCGGGCGGCACCCAGATACCCGAGCCGGTCATCGCGGCCATCGCGGATGCCATGAGCAACCCGTTGTCGATCCGGGGCGCGGAGGTGCTCGGCGAGACCAATGCGGAGACGATCGTCCAGGAGTTCCGGCAGGCGATGGCCGACCTGCTGGGCGCGGCCGCCCCGGGCATCGTCCTCGGCCGCAGCGCCACGCAGTTGACGTACGACTTCTCCCGCGTACTCGCCAGGACCTGGGCACCCGGTGACGAGATCGTGGTCAGCCGGCTGGACCACGACGCCAACATCCGCCCATGGCTCCAGGCGGCCGAACAGGCCGGTGTCCATGTCCGGTGGGCCGACTTCGACCCGGCCACGGGCGAGCTGCCCGCCGCGGCCGTGGGCGAGGTGCTGTCGGACCGCACCCGGCTGGTCGCGGTGACCGCCGCCTCCAACCTGATCGGTACGTGCCCCGCCGTCGCGGAGATCGCCGACCTGGTCCACCGGTCCGGTGCCCTGCTCTACGTCGACGGAGTGCACTACGCCGCGCACAACTTCGTCGATGTCACGCAGCTGGGGGCGGACTTCTTCGTGTGCTCGCCGTACAAGTTCTTCGGACCCCATCACGGGGTCCTCGCGGCCTCTCCCGAACTGCTGGAGACGCTCCGCCCCGACAAACTGCTCCCCTCCACCGACGCCGTCCCGGAGCGCTTCGAACTCGGCACCCTGCCCTACGAGTTCCTCGCCGGCACCCGGGCCGCGGTCGACTTCCTGGCCGGCCTTGCCACCGGCGCCGCCGTCACCGGAGACAGACGTGATCGCCTGCGGTCCGCGTACGCCGCCGTGGAACGGCACGAGACCGCGTTGCGGGAGCGCATCGAGAAGGAACTGTCCCTGCTGGACGGTGTGACGATCCACTCCCGGGCAGCCGAGCGCACCCCCACGCTGCTGCTCACGTTCGCCGACCGCAGCGCGACGCGGGCCTACCACTTCCTGGCACGGCTGGGCGTCCATGCGCCCGCCGGATCCTTCTACGCCCTGGAGGCGTCCCGGCATCTCGGTCTCGGGGACAGCGGCGGTCTGCGGGTGGGCCTGTCGCCCTACAACGACGCGAGTGACGCGGAGCGGCTCCTGGAGGGGCTCACCGCGTTCCTGGCCTCGTGA
- a CDS encoding glycoside hydrolase family 64 protein, with product MFERFRRRALAPLVTTALAAALLTIGGPPSAEAAVPATIPLKVTNSSGRGEPVYIYNLGTLLTTGQQGWADANGAFHAWPAGGNPPTPAPDASIPGPAAGQTKTIRIPKFSGRIYFSYGQKLVFKLTTGGLVQPAVQNPSDPNRDILFNWSEYTLNDSGLWINSTQVDMFSAPYAVGVQRSDGSTVNTGHLKSGGYNGFFTALRGQPGGWANLIQTRSDGTVLRALSPGHGLETGALPASVMDDYVNRVWQKYSSSTLTVTPFTDQPNTKYYGRVSGGVMNFTNSAGAVVTSFQKPDADSIFGCHKLLDAPNDLVRGPISRTLCAGFNRSTLITNPNQPDTTTAGFYQDVVTNHYARKIHAQMADGKAYAFAFDDVGNQESLVHDGNPLQAYLTLDPFS from the coding sequence GTGTTCGAGAGATTCAGACGCCGGGCGCTGGCCCCGCTCGTCACGACCGCGCTGGCAGCTGCGCTGCTCACGATCGGCGGTCCGCCGTCGGCCGAGGCCGCGGTCCCCGCCACGATCCCGCTGAAAGTGACCAACAGCTCCGGCCGCGGCGAACCGGTGTACATCTACAACCTCGGAACCCTGCTGACGACCGGTCAGCAGGGCTGGGCCGACGCGAACGGCGCGTTCCACGCCTGGCCCGCGGGCGGCAACCCGCCCACCCCCGCACCCGACGCCTCCATCCCCGGACCGGCGGCGGGACAGACGAAGACGATCCGGATCCCCAAGTTCTCGGGACGGATCTACTTCTCCTACGGACAGAAGCTCGTGTTCAAGCTGACCACCGGCGGCCTGGTGCAGCCCGCCGTGCAGAACCCGAGCGATCCCAACCGCGACATCCTCTTCAACTGGTCCGAGTACACGCTCAATGACTCCGGCCTGTGGATCAACAGCACCCAGGTCGACATGTTCTCCGCGCCCTACGCGGTGGGCGTGCAGCGGTCCGACGGCAGCACCGTCAACACCGGCCACCTCAAGTCGGGAGGCTACAACGGGTTCTTCACCGCTCTGCGCGGCCAGCCGGGCGGCTGGGCCAACCTGATCCAGACCCGCTCCGACGGCACCGTCCTGCGGGCGCTGTCCCCGGGCCACGGACTGGAGACCGGGGCGCTGCCCGCTTCCGTCATGGACGACTACGTCAACCGCGTCTGGCAGAAGTACAGTTCGTCGACGCTGACGGTCACCCCGTTCACGGACCAGCCGAACACCAAGTACTACGGCCGGGTGTCGGGCGGCGTCATGAACTTCACCAACAGTGCGGGAGCCGTCGTCACCAGCTTCCAGAAGCCGGACGCGGACAGCATCTTCGGCTGCCACAAACTGCTCGACGCCCCGAACGACCTGGTGCGGGGGCCGATCTCGCGCACGCTGTGCGCGGGCTTCAACCGCTCCACTCTCATCACGAACCCCAACCAGCCCGACACCACGACGGCCGGCTTCTACCAGGACGTCGTGACCAACCACTACGCGCGGAAGATCCACGCCCAGATGGCCGACGGCAAGGCGTACGCGTTCGCCTTCGACGACGTGGGCAACCAGGAGTCCCTCGTGCACGACGGCAACCCGCTCCAGGCCTACCTCACGCTCGACCCGTTCAGCTGA
- a CDS encoding DUF4190 domain-containing protein, which yields MTSYGSPSTASSGSRTNGLAIASLICGIVGVFFLSVILGPIAIVLGVVALRQAGGKGGGGMAKAGVVLGIVDLILFAVFMAVAASNGGFAWYVGG from the coding sequence ATGACGAGTTACGGCAGTCCCTCCACGGCCTCCTCCGGATCGCGCACCAACGGTCTTGCGATCGCGAGTCTCATCTGCGGGATCGTCGGGGTTTTCTTCCTCAGCGTGATCCTCGGCCCGATAGCCATCGTGCTGGGCGTGGTCGCCCTGCGGCAGGCGGGGGGCAAGGGCGGTGGCGGCATGGCGAAGGCCGGAGTCGTGCTGGGCATCGTGGACCTGATCCTGTTCGCGGTTTTCATGGCCGTGGCCGCGTCCAACGGTGGTTTCGCCTGGTACGTCGGAGGCTGA
- a CDS encoding restriction endonuclease, translating into MATPVRRMPPMRRRRAFDLRSTALFFGLLAVVLSVAGFAVRAAARVVEQRPGLVMILCLIGVPAAVVCRQGRRRFSAARAARRVAAALDDATHTALDALETAQPVAPAPAPVPDRLATPVPTSRDTTVVILPGEAEGTVELETIDHEAIDHEEFDDDAFDYDALDADEFEQAVAALCERDGCSDVEVVGGAGDLGADVVATAPDGRRVVIQCKRYCDTNKVGSQDLQRFGGTCFTVHQAQVAVVITTSDFTTPATEYADQCGILCFDRQALLAWSDGTGPQPWGEEVAVGDPWAGDGPLEGPCARQG; encoded by the coding sequence ATGGCCACACCTGTGCGCCGAATGCCACCGATGCGCCGCAGGCGCGCCTTCGACCTCCGGTCGACGGCCCTGTTCTTCGGCCTGCTCGCCGTTGTCCTGAGCGTCGCGGGTTTCGCCGTCCGAGCCGCGGCCCGTGTGGTCGAACAGCGCCCGGGACTGGTCATGATCCTGTGCCTCATCGGGGTACCGGCAGCGGTCGTCTGCCGACAAGGCCGCCGGCGGTTCTCCGCGGCCAGGGCGGCACGCCGGGTCGCCGCCGCACTCGACGACGCAACGCATACGGCGCTGGACGCGCTGGAAACGGCACAGCCCGTCGCTCCCGCTCCCGCTCCGGTCCCGGACCGACTCGCGACGCCCGTGCCCACCTCGCGGGACACCACCGTGGTCATTCTGCCCGGCGAGGCCGAAGGGACCGTCGAGCTCGAAACGATCGACCACGAAGCGATCGACCACGAAGAGTTCGATGACGACGCGTTCGATTACGACGCCCTGGACGCCGACGAGTTCGAGCAGGCCGTAGCGGCGCTGTGTGAGCGGGACGGCTGCTCCGACGTCGAAGTCGTCGGCGGGGCCGGAGACCTCGGCGCCGACGTGGTGGCCACGGCCCCGGACGGGCGACGCGTCGTCATCCAGTGCAAGCGCTACTGCGACACCAACAAGGTCGGCTCTCAGGACCTTCAGCGATTCGGCGGCACCTGCTTCACCGTGCACCAGGCCCAGGTGGCCGTCGTGATCACCACCAGCGACTTCACCACTCCGGCCACCGAGTACGCCGACCAGTGCGGGATCCTCTGCTTCGACCGGCAGGCCCTGCTGGCATGGAGCGACGGCACGGGCCCGCAGCCGTGGGGAGAGGAGGTCGCCGTCGGCGACCCCTGGGCCGGCGACGGGCCCCTGGAGGGCCCTTGCGCGCGGCAGGGCTGA
- a CDS encoding GAF and ANTAR domain-containing protein: MSGPPPSGPSSADGTSDEAWPELADRLAVMARDLLAQESLQATVDRIAFHAVGLIEGCDVSGILTLSRKNVQTLTATDDVVRRSDAIQGELGEGPCFNAVTDEEPVQRIPDLRTAGDRWPRYAPQAAELGIRSAMGFRLFTRHHTLGALNLYSFRPNAFSERDEHLGWLLASHAAVAFAYARTEEQLQTALRSRDEIGQAIGIVMERFHLGQDEAFELLKKTSQDLNIKLRDVATKITPSDGTPG, translated from the coding sequence ATGAGTGGTCCACCGCCTTCCGGCCCGTCCTCAGCGGACGGCACGTCCGACGAAGCCTGGCCGGAGCTCGCCGACCGGCTGGCCGTCATGGCGCGGGATCTGCTCGCGCAGGAGTCCCTCCAGGCCACCGTCGACCGCATCGCCTTCCACGCGGTCGGTCTGATCGAGGGATGCGACGTCTCCGGCATTCTCACCCTGAGCCGCAAGAACGTGCAGACACTCACCGCCACCGACGACGTCGTACGCAGGTCCGACGCGATCCAGGGCGAGCTGGGCGAGGGCCCGTGTTTCAACGCCGTCACCGACGAGGAACCCGTTCAGCGCATCCCCGACCTGCGCACCGCCGGGGACCGCTGGCCCCGCTACGCGCCGCAGGCCGCGGAGCTGGGCATCCGCAGTGCCATGGGATTCCGGCTGTTCACCCGCCACCACACGCTGGGCGCCCTGAACCTGTACTCGTTCCGGCCGAACGCCTTCTCCGAGCGTGACGAGCACCTGGGCTGGCTGCTTGCCTCTCATGCCGCCGTCGCCTTCGCCTACGCCCGCACGGAGGAGCAACTACAGACCGCCCTGCGCTCGCGCGACGAGATCGGCCAGGCGATCGGGATCGTCATGGAACGCTTCCACCTGGGCCAGGACGAGGCCTTCGAGCTGCTGAAGAAGACATCGCAGGACCTGAACATCAAACTGCGGGACGTCGCCACCAAGATCACCCCGTCGGACGGAACTCCGGGCTGA
- a CDS encoding MarR family winged helix-turn-helix transcriptional regulator, translating into MTGPAKNLPQLFLEAKRWFDDALLASMRAAGEQPVSIAQGAVFAVLDDEGTSISELARRIGITRQTAHQAVHGLIGMGLLEQVSDPASARSSLVRTTAEGTRVHQRAQTALALIEQVLADRIGADAATALRRALSEPWGQPPSVEAP; encoded by the coding sequence ATGACCGGACCCGCCAAGAACCTGCCTCAGCTGTTCCTCGAGGCGAAACGCTGGTTCGACGACGCGCTGCTGGCCAGCATGCGGGCGGCGGGCGAGCAGCCGGTCAGCATCGCCCAGGGCGCCGTCTTCGCCGTACTGGACGACGAGGGGACCTCCATCTCCGAGCTCGCCCGCCGGATCGGCATCACCCGCCAGACCGCCCACCAGGCCGTGCACGGGCTGATCGGCATGGGGCTGCTGGAACAGGTGTCGGATCCCGCCTCCGCCCGCAGCAGCCTGGTCCGCACCACCGCGGAAGGGACCCGAGTCCACCAGCGCGCCCAGACCGCGCTCGCGCTCATCGAGCAGGTCCTGGCCGACCGGATCGGCGCCGACGCGGCCACCGCCCTGCGGCGGGCCCTGAGCGAGCCCTGGGGGCAGCCCCCCTCGGTCGAGGCGCCCTGA
- a CDS encoding oxygenase MpaB family protein, which produces MERYASAVSGVRERLGAMLFSRVAGPEGPANRDRIHHAPGPRWFGPDRPIRTVHGDASMYIGGLRALLLQSLHPLAMAAVAAHSGYQGDPWGRLQRTSTFLAVTTFGTADDAQAAVDRVRAVHEAVRGTTDRGEPYHAADPHLLGWVHVAEVDSFLRAHQRYGEQPLDDAGCDGYVDDTAHIAAALGVLNPPRNRAELVERLHAYRPELRATAEAAAAARFLLLHPPLPLAVRPPYAVLAANAVADLPPWARGPLGLPRVPVLEPTAVRLAGHALTRTIRWVMTAPSAPRPT; this is translated from the coding sequence ATGGAAAGGTACGCATCCGCGGTCTCCGGGGTGCGCGAACGGCTGGGCGCGATGCTTTTCAGCCGTGTCGCCGGCCCCGAGGGGCCCGCGAACCGCGACCGCATCCATCACGCTCCCGGGCCTCGCTGGTTCGGGCCGGACCGGCCCATCCGGACCGTCCACGGCGACGCCTCGATGTACATCGGAGGACTGCGCGCCCTCCTGCTGCAGTCTCTGCATCCCTTGGCGATGGCCGCGGTGGCCGCCCACTCCGGATACCAGGGCGATCCCTGGGGCAGACTCCAGCGCACCAGCACGTTCCTCGCCGTCACCACCTTCGGAACCGCCGACGACGCCCAGGCGGCCGTCGACCGCGTCCGTGCCGTTCACGAGGCGGTACGCGGCACCACGGACAGGGGCGAGCCGTACCACGCGGCCGATCCGCATCTGCTCGGCTGGGTGCACGTCGCCGAGGTCGACAGCTTTCTCCGCGCCCACCAGCGATACGGGGAGCAACCGCTGGACGACGCCGGCTGCGACGGGTACGTCGACGACACCGCGCACATCGCAGCCGCCCTCGGTGTGCTGAATCCACCGAGGAACCGTGCGGAACTGGTCGAGCGGCTGCACGCGTACCGTCCCGAGCTGCGGGCCACGGCGGAGGCCGCAGCGGCGGCCCGTTTCCTCCTCCTCCATCCGCCACTGCCCCTGGCCGTCCGGCCGCCGTACGCCGTCCTGGCGGCGAACGCGGTCGCCGATCTGCCGCCATGGGCGCGCGGCCCGCTCGGCCTTCCGCGGGTCCCGGTACTCGAGCCCACCGCTGTCCGACTGGCCGGCCACGCACTGACGAGGACCATCCGGTGGGTGATGACCGCACCCTCCGCGCCCAGGCCGACCTGA
- a CDS encoding phospholipase D-like domain-containing protein: MLESVAAEPRRAAATDQAGTEARKQRLRRRLERLIGIAATEGNELVPLRNGDEIFPAMLRAIRTAEHTVDMMTFVYWRGQIARDFAAALAERARAGVRVRLLLDGFGAKQIEEGLLESMNSAGVEVAWFRKPLWLSPLKQNHRCHRKVLVVDEHTAFTGGVGIAEEWGGDARNPSEWRDTHVQVRGPAVDGIAAAFAQNWAECHDELFDERDRFTEHEQSGRATVQVVRGSASFGWQDMQTLVRVMLASAEERFRLSTAYFAPDSYFVDLLCATARRGVQVQILLPGPYTDQRACRLAGQHYYGTLLDAGVEIRQYQPTMLHTKIMTVDGVAALIGSSNFNRRSMEHDEEIMLAVLDETFTAALDRDFEEDRERAEAIVAARWKHRSPVQRLKEAIVAPVRRFL; this comes from the coding sequence ATGCTCGAGTCGGTTGCAGCTGAACCCCGGCGCGCCGCGGCGACGGACCAGGCGGGCACCGAGGCACGCAAGCAGCGTCTGCGAAGACGTCTGGAGAGACTCATCGGTATCGCCGCGACCGAGGGCAACGAGCTCGTACCCCTGCGCAACGGTGACGAGATCTTCCCCGCCATGCTCCGAGCCATCCGTACGGCCGAGCACACCGTCGACATGATGACGTTCGTGTACTGGCGCGGGCAGATAGCGCGGGACTTCGCGGCCGCACTGGCGGAGCGTGCCCGCGCGGGAGTTCGCGTGCGGCTGCTCCTGGACGGCTTCGGTGCCAAGCAGATCGAGGAGGGCCTCCTCGAGTCCATGAACTCCGCCGGCGTAGAGGTCGCCTGGTTCCGCAAACCGCTGTGGCTGTCCCCCCTCAAGCAGAACCACCGCTGCCATCGCAAGGTGCTCGTCGTGGACGAGCACACCGCTTTCACCGGCGGCGTCGGCATCGCCGAGGAGTGGGGCGGCGACGCCCGCAATCCCTCCGAATGGCGCGACACCCATGTGCAGGTCCGCGGTCCGGCCGTCGACGGCATCGCCGCCGCCTTCGCCCAGAACTGGGCGGAGTGCCACGACGAGCTGTTCGACGAGCGGGACCGCTTCACCGAGCACGAGCAGTCCGGTCGGGCAACCGTCCAGGTGGTCCGGGGCTCGGCCAGCTTCGGCTGGCAGGACATGCAGACCCTCGTCCGGGTCATGCTCGCCTCGGCCGAGGAGCGCTTCCGCCTGTCCACCGCCTATTTCGCGCCGGACAGCTACTTCGTCGACCTGCTGTGCGCGACCGCCCGCCGTGGCGTACAGGTGCAGATCCTGCTGCCCGGCCCGTATACGGACCAGCGGGCGTGCCGGCTCGCCGGTCAGCACTACTACGGCACGCTTCTGGATGCCGGGGTGGAGATCCGCCAGTACCAGCCGACGATGCTCCACACCAAGATCATGACCGTGGACGGGGTCGCCGCCCTGATCGGCTCCAGCAACTTCAACCGCCGCTCGATGGAGCACGACGAGGAGATCATGCTCGCCGTGCTGGACGAGACCTTCACGGCGGCCCTGGACCGGGACTTCGAGGAGGACCGGGAGCGGGCCGAGGCCATCGTCGCGGCACGCTGGAAGCACCGCTCCCCTGTGCAGCGCCTCAAAGAGGCGATCGTCGCTCCCGTACGCCGTTTCCTCTAG
- a CDS encoding YihY/virulence factor BrkB family protein produces MGTAVHVPQTRDMIGEELSGDEALTALRRYGGLRLLVDSFARFRYADGFSHARALGFQVVLGMVPFTIALVGVATTVHTESVGQIVELTLARIVPGASADVVKDALAGTRRTAHASLWSTVALWVGLAFAVLNLASAMGQVERGANRIYGVEQDRPALHKYGRSVLLALAAGVPMVLGFLVLVAGRAVGESVVEAFGWSHGRLDWWGPLEVPLGAALAWIASAVILRWSPRRVQPGYTWLAFGSAVHLVLWVGATWLLALYVAKSGSFGALYGPLTAFVALLLWANLTGVALFLGIAFAAQLEAARAGITSAVKPDPGP; encoded by the coding sequence ATGGGAACCGCCGTGCACGTCCCGCAGACCCGGGACATGATCGGGGAGGAGCTCTCCGGCGACGAGGCGCTGACCGCGTTGCGTCGCTACGGCGGCCTGCGACTGCTCGTCGACTCGTTCGCCCGGTTCCGTTACGCCGACGGCTTCTCCCATGCGCGCGCCCTCGGGTTCCAAGTGGTGCTGGGCATGGTGCCGTTCACGATCGCGCTGGTCGGCGTCGCCACCACGGTGCACACGGAGAGCGTCGGGCAGATCGTCGAACTCACTCTCGCCCGGATCGTGCCGGGTGCCAGCGCCGACGTGGTCAAGGACGCCCTGGCCGGGACGCGTCGCACCGCCCACGCCAGCCTCTGGAGCACCGTCGCACTGTGGGTCGGCCTGGCTTTCGCCGTGCTGAATCTGGCCTCGGCGATGGGCCAGGTCGAGCGAGGTGCCAACCGCATCTACGGCGTCGAGCAAGACCGGCCCGCCCTCCACAAGTACGGCCGCTCGGTGCTGCTCGCCCTCGCCGCGGGCGTGCCCATGGTCCTCGGATTCCTGGTCCTCGTCGCCGGCCGGGCCGTCGGTGAATCGGTCGTGGAGGCGTTCGGCTGGTCCCACGGCCGGCTCGACTGGTGGGGACCGCTCGAAGTCCCGCTCGGAGCGGCGCTCGCCTGGATCGCTTCCGCCGTGATCCTGCGGTGGTCGCCGCGCCGGGTGCAGCCGGGCTACACCTGGCTTGCCTTCGGCTCAGCGGTTCATCTGGTGCTGTGGGTCGGCGCCACCTGGCTGCTGGCGCTCTACGTCGCCAAGAGCGGTTCCTTCGGCGCCCTCTACGGGCCGCTCACCGCGTTCGTCGCGCTGCTGCTGTGGGCCAATCTGACCGGTGTCGCGCTGTTCCTCGGCATCGCGTTCGCCGCCCAGCTGGAGGCCGCCCGCGCCGGTATCACCTCGGCCGTGAAACCGGATCCCGGGCCATGA
- a CDS encoding helix-turn-helix domain-containing protein: MTPAEFRVVREFLGLTGGWLAEHVGVSPNTVERWEQGEERIPAAVRGALGDLGRLTGEFVAEVVNSLVDLPEPGIVTYRDDAEYHAAHPESGYPAAWHRAVVARVAQEIPGLSIAYASDVVSEDVKVSAE; this comes from the coding sequence ATGACACCCGCAGAGTTCCGGGTCGTGCGGGAGTTCCTGGGCCTGACCGGCGGCTGGCTGGCCGAGCACGTGGGGGTTTCACCGAACACCGTGGAGCGGTGGGAGCAGGGCGAGGAGCGGATTCCCGCGGCCGTCCGAGGGGCCCTCGGAGACCTCGGGCGACTCACCGGGGAGTTCGTCGCCGAGGTGGTGAACAGCCTGGTGGACCTCCCCGAGCCCGGGATCGTCACCTACCGGGACGACGCCGAATACCATGCCGCCCACCCGGAATCCGGTTATCCGGCCGCCTGGCACCGCGCGGTGGTCGCGCGTGTGGCCCAGGAGATTCCCGGCCTCTCCATCGCCTACGCGAGCGACGTCGTCTCCGAGGACGTGAAGGTGTCCGCGGAGTAG